One genomic region from Larus michahellis unplaced genomic scaffold, bLarMic1.1 SCAFFOLD_78, whole genome shotgun sequence encodes:
- the LOC141736975 gene encoding leukotriene B4 receptor 1-like, whose product MEGGTEERRRDEGREERMERRRKGGMDGGMEVWREGWMKEWVEGWEEGGRDGWMEERWDGGRDGGVERGISGWMEGWMDGGLDGETPAFSREDSVFPLFPQPLSTTAIMSLCPANTSSPPNATTAPVPGAALGLTLLSVAVVVGLPGNAIVLWGCAVTRRRSVPVLLIFHLALADMVTLLTGPVYIRALSAGQWNMGLAVCRGCNYLCAAAMYVSIFLIALLALHRCLAVSRPATTVVTAGDRAGQLAHGAAAVTWSAALVLAIPSIIFWQVKDGHCKRVHSTKAWLVVQNLLETILGWALPLTTIATGYGLLVCRLHQTHLARRGHTFRLVVAVVVAFAVAWGPYHVASLLEVAAVLQGDGGILEVAAKATRPPATALAFLSSAMNPLLYACAGRRLRRSAVGSLLPRLLEISAIAGSSRGTVAKGTTQGERGWRGRERGGTTGGKEGTMLEEQGGQGEGGP is encoded by the coding sequence atggagggagggacggaggagaggaggagagatgaagggagggaggaaaggatggagaggaggaggaagggtgggatggatggagggatggaggtgtggagggagggatggatgaaggaatgggtggaggggtgggaagaaggaggaagggatggatggatggaggaaaggtgggatggaggaagggatggcGGGGTGGAGAGAGGGATCagtggatggatggaaggatggatggatggagggctGGATGGAGAGACACCTGCATTTTCTCGGGAGGATTCTGTGTTccccctcttcccacagcccctctcCACCACCGCCATCATGTCCTTGTGTCCTGCCAACACCTCATCCCCCCCCAACGCCACCACTGCCCCCGTCCCCGGTGCAGCGCTGGGGCTGACCCTGCTGtcggtggcagtggtggtggggcTGCCGGGCAATGCCATAGTCCTCTGGGGCTGTGCCGTCACCCGCCGGCGCAGCGTCCCCGTCCTCCTCATCTTCCACTTGGCCTTGGCCGACATGGTCACCCTcctcaccggtcccgtctacatCCGGGCCTTGAGTGCTGGCCAATGGAACATGGGCTTGGCCGTCTGCCGTGGGTGCAACTACCTCTGCGCCGCTGCCATGTACGTCAGCATCTTCCTCATTGCTCTTCTGGCTCTCCATCGGTGCTTGGCGGTCTCCAGGCCAGCGACGACGGTGGTGACGGCAGGTGATCGTGCCGGACAGTTGGCTCATGGAGCGGCAGCGGTGACTTGGTCGGCGGCTTTGGTGTTGGCCATCCCATCCATCATCTTCTGGCAGGTGAAGGACGGGCACTGCAAGCGGGTGCACAGCACGAAGGCTTGGTTGGTGGTCCAAAATCTTCTGGAGACCATCTTGGGTTGGGCCCTGCCGTTGACCACCATAGCCACCGGCTACGGGTTACTGGTCTGCCGGTTACACCAGACCCACTTGGCCCGGCGTGGTCACACCTTCCGCCTGGTGGTCGCCGTGGTGGTGGCCTTCGCTGTCGCGTGGGGACCTTACCACGTGGCCAGCTTGTTGGAAGTGGCAGCAGTCCTCCAAGGGGATGGGGGGATCTTGGAAGTGGCTGCCAAAGCCACCCGGCCACCAGCCACTGCCTTGGCCTTCCTCAGCAGCGCCATGAACCCCCTCCTCTATGCCTGCGCCGGGCGGAGGCTGCGCCGCAGCGCTGTGGGGTCTCTTCTGCCGCGGCTCCTGGAGATCTCGGCCATCGCTGGCAGCTCCCGAGGGACCGTGGCCAAGGGGACCAcgcagggggagaggggctggaggggaagggagcggggggggacaacaggggggaaggaggggacaaTGTTGGAGGAGcaaggggggcagggggaggggggccCCTAA
- the LOC141736977 gene encoding ADP-ribosylhydrolase ARH1-like has product MAETVPPVEAYEAAMVLSGVGDALGYRGGRWEYCTSGPHIHAELAQLGGLDAITLEPPEWPVSDDTVLHLATAEGLATGLEGEPLLQELAHRYVAAMGDMEGRKPGPTSILGTSQLRPGEPEGYRIPFNPTGTGCGAAMRSLAIGLRYPRAAELPTLICVSIESGRMTHHHPTGYLGALAVALFGALGARGEPPQRWGAELLRVLPLAWDYVEGTGVAVGDNAAAWPFFGDAWHRYLESRGLLEGGGPLKVPLLQSPAERDAAYLGWALEGWPGRSGHDAPMVALEALLAAGGSWEDLCARGVLHGGDSDSTGTIAAGCWGLLGGLAPIPPGLHRGLEYRGRLRDAAHRLHALAWGTR; this is encoded by the exons ATGGCGGAGAC GGTGCCACCAGTGGAAGCCTATGAAGCCGCCATGGTGCTGAGCGGGGTGGGGGACGCACTGGGCTACCGGGGGGGCCGCTGGGAGTACTGCACCTCCGGGCCCCACATCCACGCCGAGCTGGCCCAGCTCGGGGGGCTGGACGCTATCACCCTCGAGCCCCCCGAGTGGCCTGTCAGCGACGACACCGTCCTCCACCTCGCCACCGCCGAGGGCCTGGCCACAG gcCTGGAGGGGGAacctctgctgcaggagctggctcACCGCTACGTGGCCGccatgggggacatggaggggcgCAAGCCGGGGCCCACCAGCATCCTGG gcACCTCCCAGCTGCGGCCAGGGGAGCCCGAGGGCTATCGCATCCCCTTCAACCCCACCGGTACCGGCTGCGGGGCCGCCATGCGCAGCCTggccatcggcctcag GTACCCCCGCGCTGCGGAGCTGCCGACGCTGATCTGCGTGAGCATCGAGAGCGGGCGCATGACCCATCACCACCCCACCG GCTACCTGGGGGCGCTGGCCGTGGCCCTCTTCGGGGCACTGGGGGCGCGAGGGGAGCCCCCGCAGCGCTGGGGGGCCGAGCTGCTGCGCGTTCTGCCCCTGGCCTGGGACTACGTGGAGGGCACCGGGGTGGCCGTTGGGGACAACGCCGCCGCCTGGCCCTTCTTTGGGGATGCCTGGCACCG GTACCTGGAATCCCGGGGACTCCTGGAGGGCGGTGGCCCACTGAAGGTGCCACTGCTCCAGTCCCCGGCTGAGCGGGATGCAGCGTACCTGGGCTGGGCGCTGGAAGGGTGGCCGGGCCGCAGCGGCCACGACGCACCCATGGTGGCCCTGGAggccctgctggcagctggcGGCTCCTGGGAAGACCTGTGTGCCAGGGGGGTGCTGCACGGCGGGGACAGTGACTCCACGGGGACCATTGCTGccgggtgctgggggctgctgggggggctggcgcCCATCCCCCCCGGGCTGCACCGCGGCCTCGAGTACCGCGGGCGGCTGCGCGATGCTGCCCACCGCCTCCACGCGCTGGCCTGGGGGACACGCTGA